From one Lotus japonicus ecotype B-129 chromosome 3, LjGifu_v1.2 genomic stretch:
- the LOC130746096 gene encoding putative ripening-related protein 2: protein MKTLKICPNYFQTILLLLIIIVATFWLSTEAAATCKPRGRLRAKKHLPKHCGECCKPGHFYTTFKCSPQVSHHTKATLTLNSFAKGGDGGGPSACDNKFHSDNTPVVALSTGWFNHRKRCLKKITIFGNGRRVKAMVVDECDSTDGCDGEHGFQPPCRNNIVDASKAVWKALEVPENDWGEMEIFWADA, encoded by the coding sequence ATGAAGACTCTAAAAATTTGTCCAAATTATTTTCAAACAATTCTCTTACTTCTAATTATTATTGTAGCAACCTTCTGGCTTAGCACTGAAGCTGCTGCCACCTGCAAACCCAGGGGAAGGTTAAGGGCAAAAAAACATCTTCCTAAACATTGCGGTGAGTGTTGCAAACCAGGCCATTTTTACACCACATTCAAGTGTTCCCCACAGGTATCTCACCACACAAAGGCAACACTAACACTGAATAGCTTTGCGAAAGGTGGGGATGGAGGTGGACCATCAGCATGTGACAACAAGTTTCACTCAGACAACACTCCTGTTGTAGCACTGTCAACTGGATGGTTCAATCATAGAAAACGGTGTCTTAAAAAAATCACCATCTTTGGAAATGGAAGAAGGGTCAAGGCCATGGTTGTTGATGAGTGTGACTCAACTGATGGCTGTGATGGTGAGCATGGTTTCCAGCCTCCATGTCGGAACAATATAGTTGATGCTTCTAAGGCTGTTTGGAAGGCTTTGGAAGTTCCAGAAAATGATTGGGGTGAAATGGAAATTTTCTGGGCCGATGCTTGA